One Oncorhynchus mykiss isolate Arlee chromosome 25, USDA_OmykA_1.1, whole genome shotgun sequence genomic window, AGCGAACCAAACCAGACCACCTCTCGAGATGGTCTCAGTTCAGTTCAGGGGCTCTTGAGGGTTCTGAGTTCATTTGGAGTGTTCACACTGCACAAAAATTAAGAACTGCACTACCTTAACAAAAAAATTGTCTGAAAGGGGACCGAGTGTGAATACACCCTAAGACTAACTTTCTCTCAACTACATTTCTGAAAGCATGCTCCCACAGCTCTTTATCCACTCCgcaatacaagtgtcatacactAACATTTTCACACCATTTCCTACACTATTAAATGTGACTAAGGACATCCAGTGGTCAATCTGGGCTTTATTCTGTATGGTGCAATGTTTCGGTGGAAGAGAGAATACTCATGTCCATCTGTGACACAGTATGTTCAACTTTAATTCTTCTGCTCTTTTTAGATTGCAAAAGTTGAGAAGCTAAAGCCCCTAGAAGTTGAACTAAGACGCCTCGAAGACTTGTCGGAGTCCATTGTGAATGACTTTGCCTACATGAAGAAGCGTGAAGAGGAAATGAGGGACACAAATGGTAAGTGCTATATGGAAAAAAACAAACGGGTGCAAAGCAACATGCTTTCACTCAACCAGAAAATGTTCAGTGTCTTTCATGTTCTCAATCTTTTTTTCCTGGTCTTGTGAAAATAGTAAAACCTTAGTTTATTTAAACCGACACGTTACTTGGTTAAATAGATTTTCCCTCACATTGCAGAATCCACCAACATACGTGTCTTGTACTTCAGTATCTTCTCCATGTGCTGTCTAATTGGGCTGGCAACGTGGCAGGTCTTCTACCTACGGCGTTTCTTCAAGGCGAAGAAACTGATTGAATAAAGCCATCTACGAAGCGGGGACCATGTTGAGGACGTTTGGGGAAATGGTGTGCAATTTGAGAGAGAAAAAGTTGGGTAGTAGCCCCCCTATACAATTTTAatttatttcagtcttctgtcaaCTTCAGTTTTTTACTAGCCTCATCTCAGGCACTGTTTTGATTAGAAATACATGGATACATTGGTTTGAGATTTATTCATGCAATATTGCATGAAAATAAACACACATTTTTAGTGAGTGCACAAAGCCTCCCATCACACATTCAGCTATTGTTATGCAAAAATAAAGTGTCCCCAGTATGTCAGGTACATGGTTGTGTTTTTGATTAAGAAGGCTTTCACTCTGGGTGTCTTTCATATAGCTATAAAGACTATACGGCATTAAAAGATTAATAGTAATTACAATAAATGTCTCATTTAATGAGGGAAATCCTGTTTTTAAATGAATCTTTTATCATTTGACAATGTTGGCACACTTATCTATTTCCATAAAGTTCCCAGGCTTTGTACATTCTTCTCAGTTTTCTGAGGTTTGGTCTAGGTGGTTCCTGTGAAAAACAAGAATATTGTTTAGCAAATTCTGATTGTGGAGCAAGACTAATTAGTATTTTGTTAATATCTGTAGTGACATGTTTGAAGTATTGATTTGTaatgtgttggaccccaggaaggttAGCTAATGGGGACCCTAATTACAAATGAAACAGTTCAAGTAAAATTCCACACAAACTATTTTGGTATGTTTCATTACTCCATTGATTATAGTCctgaaatgttttgcatgtcagcaaccAAGTTGAAGATTAACTTTCAAAATACGGCATACCACCTATTTTAAAAGTTGTcttaaacttgattgctgacatgcaaaacattttggaaatATATCAACAAATACCCACATTTTTTGTGGGGTGGAGCTTTCCTTTAAGCTGATCCTTAAATCAGTGCATGTCTATAGTGGTACCTCTTGGTCATTCAAGTGAAGGACGTCTACCAGCGGGGCGATGGATGGGCGGCCATGGGCACACTGGAAGGGCAGCTGGCATGAAGATAGAGCGCCTACCAGGCTGCAACACTCCTCCTTACTGAGGCGGTCATTGAATTTGATTGCACCTGTTTGGGCCATGACACTAATGAGAAACGTATACAAAGTACAGTATGACCACTGAATTAGAAAATAACACTCACCATGACATGCAAGGGAGGCGAGGACTTTAAGTACCGTAAGAGGCAATGTCCCTCGCACTCTGCCAGTTGAACGCAGTAACTGAGATGAAAGGAATAACACACAAAATAGATCAATAGAAATGAACTCTCACAAATTATTTGACATTATTCATCCTATTGATTGTTTTTTCAAACAAGACAGCATGGAAAACTATTCTCCTTTTAACTAAAGATTTTGGAAGAGTACACAGACAGCACTCATGCTCACCTCAATCTGCTCTTGAAGGTACTCCTGGAGGGCAGTTGCATGAGGTGGAAATGAATAGGAATGAGGTGATAATTGAATCAATAAGGAAATATTACAGGGTATAATGATTTTGCTGAGGTGGTATAATTCTCACCTCCACTATGGGCTTGATGATGGAACGCCTCCCCCGGCGGAGTTCattgctctccttctctgtgaAACACATTGGCACCTTCCCCACCAGGACCTGGGGATCTCCTATCTGCGAGAACTGCATCTCCAGACCCAGGCCCCTGAAGGATGGCCGGCAGGACCTATCGAAAGGAACACCCCCTAATCCATTTCATCAGAGCAGAAGCTGTGCCATCACCACTATAAACCCTCACTCCTAATTAAGTGGTTGAGACAATTGTCTCCACTTAACAGCTGGGAAAACCATTCACTACATCTTGCTTGGATGGTCAACAGAGTTCCTCTGACCGCTTGTCTTAGAGGCAGCTAAGCACTGACCTGAGCAGCCTCAGCTCCTCCTCTGTCACGCTGACCTCCAGTGGTGGGGCTACAGTGGATGAGCATAGCCGTCTCTCCCCCGGTGTCTCTGGATCATCCTCGTACGAATCTGCATCATTGCATACATAACAGAATGGGCGGTTACACTTTACACCAATTGCTCGTATTCCTACTTGGTAATGCTGTAATTACTACAGTAACAACACTGTATCAACATGTTGTTACAGAGTATTTCAGCATTGTCTTTGTAACTGCATAGCATCCACTTCAGGGTGGGGTGATCTTACCTGCAACTAGATTCTCAAGACGAACTCTCTCATGCGCAGCGTGTTGATCCACTAACACTAAAAGGTTCCCTGAAATTCAAAAGGTGTGATCACTTAGAAAGAAAAATGGATGACTTAAAACTGGAAAACTGTTTAAACTGACACCATCTCTGTACCATCAGTTTCGCTGCAGGCCACAGGCTCTTGGTCTTGTGTGTTGATAAGACATGCAAGAAACTTCTTATCCACTTGATGAATAACCTAGAAGGTAAGAGAGAAATATTTAGCTAGTGTTAGAAATCACTTCATGATGGGAAATAAAGCCACTGTATCAACACACTATCATGTGAATCAAAGGGTAATGAGATATTTGCCTTCATTGAGTGAATCATGTCCTTGGAGAAGCGGTATGGAAAGAGGATGTTATGGATCTTCACAGCCAGTCCTTCAGCTTGCACACTTGATATGTCCACACCAACCTGGCAAGTCATGGGTTGTTGAAATAAGCAATAATGTTCTTTAAAGGGAAGTCAAGACAACCCACAATTTCTACATGTGAAAATAAAGTTCCTAAATAATGTAATTGTATTTCATTTCTGGACTGAGGCAGGTAGTCTATTTGTACATTCTGGAGTGAAACGAGAGAATTTGGCTTACCATAGGAGGTCGTGCAAACACAGGGTTAGTCCACTCAGAGTACAGGGAGGACAGTGAATTAGAGTCCTGAATGCCATcttcaataaaaaataataagATTTCACAAGAATATAAAAAATAGGTTAATAATACACACACATTAGTCTACTGCAGCATTCTGATCTACATTTTTGCCAGAAACCTCCATTGTACCTCTATTGTCAGGCCCTGAACTAAGAACTCTCCCTGATTTGGATTTGGGAAGGAAGGGCAAGACTAGATCCATTTGAAATGGGTAACACCTGTACTCAATCCCTGCAGGGGAAGGAAGGAAAGCCAGGTAGTAAACACTAACACAAGCACTCATAGTCAAACATACATCCTTAAATATACTTTTCATACATAGCTTGCTACTGTCAAACTTGATCCAAACAATATAATGGTCTAAACTTTAAAAGTACGTGTTAGACAGATATGATAAACACATGATAAAAGTTCTTACCTTTTTTGGAGATGACACTGATTGCCATGTTGGTGACATCTGACGTGCAAGACACTTGTGTCTCTTCAGCAGAGGGTGCTTCATATTTACTGAGTCCTGTCACTTTGTTGATGTAGACCAGCTTCCCCACAGTGTCGTCATAGTGATGCAGCCAATCACATGATGCTGTGACATTGTTCGCTTCCTTTTCATCTGGCAGAGGATTTGTACTGCAGCCCGGGATGAAGTCACGATTCCGGCCAGTGTTATTGTGTTGTTCTCCATTATTGATGTCTAGAATAGCATTGTTTTCTACAGTGTCCTGGGGACATATATCCTCATTTGAAGTGGTCTCTGGTGGATGTACAAATGCACTGGTTGCAACCTCTGTCCTTTGGTGTTTTAAATGAGAGAGTTTGGTAGCCAAAGATATTTCACTGCTCCGAGCTGAGAGATATTTGAGTTTGGTGAACATGGAGAGTGTTAACGGGCTTTTGTGGTCTTTCATCAGATCCAGACGTGACTCTGTGACATCCCTTTCTTGATCCGCTTCAAGATAGGGCAAAACAGCCTTGGCATTCATAACCAAGTGTTCGGTCTGGGAAGCTGTGGCATCAATTGCTAAATAATTGCTATTAACGTCGACAGGAACTGGATTGGATTTGGTAAGCTTCCCGTATATTCTTCTGAACCTGTCCAGAGATCCAACCTCTTTATATAAAGCCAGCTTTTGACATGACATGAACGTAGAAATCTTTGAAGGGATGCCAGTGGGAAGGTCCTTACTTTCTTTGTTGTAAACGTGAAGATGGCCTGGGCCCTCCACCATAGGCCATTTTCGTTTTGTTGCAagtttctctctagattctaACGCTAGCCCTTTTCTACTCTGGTGGGAGAGACATTTCTGAGAGGGTAAACTGCTATGAATGTATGGATGTGATAGAAAGATGTTTCTGTGTCCACCTGGATTCAGTTCTGTGTCCTGTGGTTGAGGTAGTGTCTGTTTGATAGAGCCCATCTCTGACTGGATTCCCTGAGTGAGAGTACATGGTGCTCTCACAGTGCATCTTGAGAGGGATACATGCTCTCTTGCATTATCCTTCATCTCTGTTCCTTCTTCTATACTCATTTTCAGATTTTCTTCCTTTGTCTTAAAGATAAGACTATGCTGAGATGATTCAGGACAAGAAATAGCAGATTTCAGATGTTCATTGCTTTCATTCTCTTTCGTAACTTCCTTGTAAGACTCTGATGAGTCCATAACTGATGAATCTGTAATTGAATCATACTGTAGACCTTGGTCTGTATCTACTGAGCTTGGTCGACATTGTGGGTTTGTGGTATTATACTCTTGTTCCTGTTCAAAACCCGTAAGGACCTCCTTGTCCCTTAGTTTTCCTACTCTGTCACCCTGCTCTGATTCAACTCCATCACATGTCTGATAAACACTATTCATCTTGTCAGAGCCTTCTATCTGCCGTCGATGAACAAGTTCAGATGCAAGGGTCTTTCCAACATTACATTCCAGGGTAACACCCTCCATGTGTGTTTGGGCACCTTTTCCAATGGAGTCCTTAACTCCGTCTGTGCTAGCTGTTTGGCCACTAAACACATTCTTACAAATGTAGTCCTGGATATCCTCTGGGGAGATTTCACTCACCAAGTTCTCTCTTGTCAGGAATGCTTTCACTGCCTCTTCTATGCAGAACAGAATACTTTCCCAGTCTTTGAATTCAATCAGGGTCTTGGCGGGCTCAAGGCATATGTCATACTCAGAGTAGTGGCACATGATATTGATGACATACATTGCATGTAGCTCAGCTCCTCTTCTCTGCTTTGGGCTCCTAATGGCAGGAGGTGTACCAGGGCTGTCATTCTGCCGACTTGAACTGCCTACTTTGCGTAGGAGAAGGTTCAGCAGCTTGTGGATGCGGGTTTTGAGAAGTAGCCTGTCATTCACATAGAGGAACTGTAAGGTGTTGTTGTAGTGGCCTTCCCGTCCTACATAACCGCTTGCTTCAAACTGTGCATGGGAGTGGTTGATTTCCCCAAGCTTTTGGGCCCTACCTAAACCATGGATCTGAACAAACCTGTAGTAAGTGTTTCGGGCTTTGGAGAGCTGCACCACCATGGTCCCTGTGCAGTCATTCTTCAGtgtgaaagagacagaggggtgaATGAGTGAAATGGCCTCCACTCTCTGCCTGATCCGTTCAAACTCCAGCACGCTATCCATCCTGTTTCTCCTCACTGGCATGTTGTGGAAGAAGTTACAAATAACAACAGTCGTCCCTGCAGATGGGCGGGTAGTCTCAGCCTCAAACACGTCCAAGCCTTTACCATCCTTGAAGACTTTCACATGagtcttcacagacattttggTCCTGGATGATATCTCCACCAGCATGGCGAGATTAGCAATGCTGGCAACAGCTTCTCCTCTGAATCCATAGAATTTGAGATTATCTAGGTCCTCTAAAGAACTGCATTTGCTTGTGAAGTATCTGTTTCCGACAGACTCCATATCCTCTATGTCCATCCCTGAGCCATTGTCTATAACCTGCACTTTGAAGGCTTCGATGTCCACCCTCACACCCACGCATGTTGCACTAGCATCAATACTGTTCAGAATAAGCTCTTCAAGACACTGCTGTAATGAAAATATTGCTATTCCAGACCGAAGCTTACCTTGAACTTCTTTTGACAAACACTTAATCATATTTATAACGTTAGACCTTGGTTAATTTCTAAGGACAACAAGGAGCCACTGAtgtgtaacattagctagctatcctgttaacgttagctagccaagaTTCAAACTAGTGCTTTCCAACCGACAATTTAGCTAACGTGACAGGTACGGGCAGCGGGTGGGTGTTTTAAATTGATACGACCAACGTCTGCAGTCTCTGTCTGGATTTTAAGTCGTTTGGAAGCCTCGAAATCCTCGATTTTTACTAAACATGTTCATTCCAGCAGCGACTGTTTACATTGTGAAGTCTATGGTAGCTTGCGCCACACCGGTTTCTTACCCTGTTTAAGGAGAAAACACTGCCCCCTGAAGGCATGAAAGACCATGTTCCTAGAGGACTGAATATTTTAGTGTGTGAAGCAAGATCAAACACGCCTTAAATCATCATGCAAGAAATATACAATTAAATTgtgttaaatattttattttagttGTATTTTAAATATTACACATTAACACACAATTCAGAGTTAAGGCCTAACATACATTGAAATAAGTTTAAATTATTTACAGTACATTTCTAAAGCTTTCCATTTCAAGAACTCTAACAAAACAATCCTCATTTTAAATAACAAGTATATCTCACACGTTAGTTTGGAATGTAATAGTGTATGAAATAAATTCAAGGGCGAACTATTTTGAATGTTGAGTGATCCAAACTCTTGACGTTCTTCTCATTCTTGAACTCTGCTTTGATGATTTGTGACTTGGGGCTCCCAGTGGACTTCAGCCAATCCTGCATCTGTCTCACCTTGTTGCTTGGACCTTGAAGCTGCCCCTGCACAGTTCCTGCCTCTGTGTTCTGCACCCAGCCGACCAAACCTAGCTTTTTCCCCTCTGTCTGAAAAACACCACCAAATATGGCAGAAGGAGAGGTCATCATTACTCAGGAGTACTTCCTTTAAGAGCCACAAGGTATACATATTTTTTATTCcagctcagcactacaacccctgATGTGTCTTGGCCAGGACCTCCAGGCCAGGGCTGCTTACTCCTGCTAGCATGACTGAGTGACAAAGAAATTAAATGAAGCACATCATACAGCTGAAAACATAAATGAGTAGCAATGAAAGTATGCGTATGTCCAATCTACTGACTGACAGTCAGCCTGCTAATTGACCATGTGTTACTAAGCATAGGTATGAAACATGACTTTCAAATGACAAATCATAATAATGGCTTATGTCCTAGTATTGTATTCTTACCTGAGTGTATTTTCGAAAAAATACACCTTGAACTCTCCCAAATATTTCATAATCTACTGAAATCATCTCTTCAGTAGACATCCCAGCTGTCTTAATGAAAAGCAAAAAAATCTATATCAATATTTTTGAAGGGTTCAATTCAACACAAATGCGAGTAGCTACCTAGATAGTTTGGCCAATCTAGCTGTTTTACTTTGTTATACCTATTTATTAGTCTCAGACATCCCAGGCCTAGGGAAGATTGCGGTCTGCCTAGAGACTACCTATTTATTGTAGTTAGCTAGTTGCAGATGTAACTAGGTTACTTACATACAGCTTCACCAAAACAGCATGCTTAGCCATAGCTTTGGTACAGACTCCCTGTGTTGTGTCCCAAAGCTAGTTTAGCCTCCACTTtcattactgtagctagctaactagcttgctaACCTGTGATCTTCATTTACCCCTTATCAGTGCAATTAGAACAAGCGCATAATATTGTCATTGTTTATATAGCTAGTTTACTAAATCATACCTTAGCTCAGCTTCCTCCAAAATGGTTTGGCAGTTTGGAGATTTTCATTCAGACAGCTATTTTTCGTAACATCCGGTCAATGCTTCCGGATGACAGCACTGCACCAATCAGAAAACGTTAACAAAATACTTTGTTTCTAGGCAACTGATACCAACAAAACAGGTGCTAAGTGTGTGCATGTTGCTACTTCTGTCAACATTTTGGAGATATTCACAACCTAATTTTAAAGAAGATAAGTAGTCATGTCTTGGAGTAGCCATTGCTAAGCTGTAGTGAAATGCTGAAAGAGAATCACAAAGAGAAATCTGCCAATTCAAGAAGGAGAGCAGCTGGTGAGTCAATTCATGTAACGTTTAGCTAGCTAAGTCatatagttagttagctagctaggcctCATCTTCTCAACAAGTAAAATCAACCCCTAATCAGCTAGTTCTTTGGGGGTATAATTATGCATCGGTTGCAAATGGCTCAGCATCCTCACCCTGACCCTTTTCTTTTATTGGATAAAGAAGTGCTATTGGAAAAACTCCCACCTGTGAAGGACCGCTCAAGAGCTTTGCATCACCCTTTGAAACATCAGACCAGCCTTCGAGAGCAACCTTTTGAGGATCATAGATCAAGGGACAGGACTGCCATGAATGAATGGCAGCAACAGTATTCCCAAGATACATTTCATCAATCCAAATATTCCTCCCAAAGCAGAACACATAACTCAGCAAGGACAAAATATGTTTACCCTGAAGAACCAGGTGATAGTGTGTCTGGGGGGAAAGCAGATGGAGTGGACAAGGCATTTTCACTGGAGCCTGTTTACCATAAAAGAACTCTAATCATAGATAGGTTGAGTAATGACGAGGTAGCTTGTAAACCTAATGAGTTTCAAAGACTCCCTCCGTATTTTCCCTCACCACCACATGATCATTCAGAGTATGATAGAAGAAGTGGCATAATAAGCCATAGAAGGCCGGTTGAGGATCCTTCACCATCATTGGAAGAGAACACAAACAGCAGAAGGGTTGCTGGGTACAAACGATCAAAGGGAGAGCAGCAGAGGCTGGATTATGAGCGGAGGATGGCAAGGAAAATTGAAATGGATAAACTAATACTTCAGGAAAAGCTGTTGAAAACTCAGGAAAAAGTGAGAGAAAtgcagcagagggagagaacTGTCTCAGGTGATAACACTAAGAGGGCAGAGAGGCATATTAGGAGACCAGTGGAAAGAGAAAAGGAGTGGATCGAGAGCAAGGTGTCCTCAGCTGAGCAGagaagggaaaaggagagagttCACGAgatggaaaggagggagaggttgATGATGAGGAATAAAAGCCGGGAGGATAttgagtggcagagagagaaaaaagaagagTTAaatagggagagaagagagaagaagagggcaCTTGCAGAAGAGTGGGAGAGGTTGGAAAGAATGGAAAGGGAAATTGTGAACAAGCCAGAGTGGAGTAGAGACAGGAGGGCTGAGAAGGACCTAGAGCAACAGAGGGAGAAAAATGGAGAGTGGAGCAGGAGGGCTATAGAAAGGGAGAATGAAAAGGATTCAAAttgggagagggagaaaatatTTGAGAGGAataggtgggagagggagaaagtgaaagagagagaacgaaatggggagaaggttgagaagaaaagagactgggagagggagtaTAAGTGGGAAAGGTCTTCTAGAGAGAGGTATGTTTCAGCTGATGATAAGAGGAAGGAGCGTGACATATTTCATAGAGGGCTGGATCAGGAGGGACAGCTTAAAACTGCACATAGATCAGTGCCAGGGAGCCGCAGTAGCATCAATTGTAGAAAAATATCTCGAGAAGCTTCCCACACATCACCCTCGGTTCACCGCCAGTCAAGTCGGCTACTGCAAATGGAACTCAGCCCAGTGGAGAGTGCTGACAATGCTTGCCTCCAGCTCATCCCTTGCAGGATTTGCCACAGAAAATTTGCTGCAGAGAGACTAGAGAAGCACCTTCAGGTCTGTGAGAGGATGCAGCGCTCCAGCCGCAAAGTCTTTGACTCCTCCAAGTACAGGGCCAAGGGAACTGACCTGGAAGAGTTCATGAAAACCAACTCAAGAACCAAGTCTCCTGAGGTAAGAGTTTTTCCCCAATTTCTTTAACTTGGGGAAATAATGGTATTTTTCTCATTTCTCATGCCATTTCTGAACCCTGGTTAATATGATTTTGGCTTGATTTACAGCTAAAGAAGAGCAACTGGAGGCAGAAACACGAGGCATTCATTCGTAATCTGCGCCAAGCCCATGTTCCAGCAACAGGTGCTTTGCATCCCCAACCACCTATCCAAGACAATGATGATTATGTGACCTGCCCTCACTGTGCCCGCCGATTTGCCCCTGGGCCAGCAGAGCGACATATCCCCAAGTGCCAGAACATCAAGAGTCGCCCTCCACCTCCCCGCCACCGCCGCTGACAAAACCAACTAATTTGCAATGATGTTTATAAAAAAGCATTCAAAactacattttacatttgagtcatttagcagaagctcgacctacaattagtgcattcatcttaaaacagctaggtgggacaaccacatatctcagttataataagtacatttttcctcaataaagtagctatcagcaaagtcagtgctagtaggggggaaaaagtcaagagcGAATGTTAGTTCACAAAAGGCAATTATTTTGTatataaaattgtaaaaaaaaaatttgggggggTACTATGGGATTATTTAATAAActtttgaagaggtagggtttcagatgttaaATCTAAAACCCTGATGCAATTTGATACCTAAAAGCCTCTGCATTAACTTACATTCTTATAGAGCAAAATGTACAAGTATGGCGTTGTGGTTTAGTATGAGAGTATTTAGTTTAAAATAACATTTGttcaaaataacattttgaatTGTATAGTTTTTACACATTTTTCACACTGCCTTTGAAGTGGGGGGGAACTAAACTATTTAGATGTCATGTCTAAATTGTAAATACTGTAGCAATACAGTATCAGATACTGCCGAACAAGATTGACAGACTGCAAAAGGGTTCAAAGAAAATGAAAACCAACGAGAACAATTGGTGGATTTTGaagcacaataaaaaaaaatacattttgcttTGTCTATAGTGTTTAGTTCATTTCAAAATTCATCTGACCTAAATGGGTCTAAATGTATTTTACATGAAGCATAACACAAAGGTGTCTCTATGAATGGTGGAACGTAAGACCACTGTAACGGTACAGCAACGCCATTTTATAATGTTGCCTAAGCTAAGCTAAACTAAGCTAAGCCATTGGAAGAAAAAAATATTGCAGAAATACAGTATAGGTGTAATATTTCAACATTAAACAAACTGTATAAAAAGCATAGCCTATTCTTTCTATTTGTGCACAATTCTTGGTTTAAGAGTATGCAAAGCACTAAGGAATAAGTACGTTCTCTTGCACTGATAAAGGAAATTGCAccagtgttgtgtactgtatcaATTAACTGCACACCAACCAAGAGTTGCAAGCCGTTGGTAAAGGACACGTAAAacacacacttactgtacacacaccacCGAGAGTAAACAAATATACAATGTGAATATTACACTTTTCACAAATAGTGTCAAAAGGATGAATCAATACTCAAAAACAggatgaacacaaagacaatataaACCTGAAAAAGAAACAGTTGAGAAAACATTTAATAGAGAAAACAAAATATTACCATTAACTTTACGAAAACAAGCTTTTCTACATTCTAGGAAGACAACTGTACTAATGACATCACCTTTTACAGAAGGAAGGTTAACCATAAAATGACCATTTC contains:
- the mlh3 gene encoding DNA mismatch repair protein Mlh3 isoform X1 gives rise to the protein MIKCLSKEVQGKLRSGIAIFSLQQCLEELILNSIDASATCVGVRVDIEAFKVQVIDNGSGMDIEDMESVGNRYFTSKCSSLEDLDNLKFYGFRGEAVASIANLAMLVEISSRTKMSVKTHVKVFKDGKGLDVFEAETTRPSAGTTVVICNFFHNMPVRRNRMDSVLEFERIRQRVEAISLIHPSVSFTLKNDCTGTMVVQLSKARNTYYRFVQIHGLGRAQKLGEINHSHAQFEASGYVGREGHYNNTLQFLYVNDRLLLKTRIHKLLNLLLRKVGSSSRQNDSPGTPPAIRSPKQRRGAELHAMYVINIMCHYSEYDICLEPAKTLIEFKDWESILFCIEEAVKAFLTRENLVSEISPEDIQDYICKNVFSGQTASTDGVKDSIGKGAQTHMEGVTLECNVGKTLASELVHRRQIEGSDKMNSVYQTCDGVESEQGDRVGKLRDKEVLTGFEQEQEYNTTNPQCRPSSVDTDQGLQYDSITDSSVMDSSESYKEVTKENESNEHLKSAISCPESSQHSLIFKTKEENLKMSIEEGTEMKDNAREHVSLSRCTVRAPCTLTQGIQSEMGSIKQTLPQPQDTELNPGGHRNIFLSHPYIHSSLPSQKCLSHQSRKGLALESREKLATKRKWPMVEGPGHLHVYNKESKDLPTGIPSKISTFMSCQKLALYKEVGSLDRFRRIYGKLTKSNPVPVDVNSNYLAIDATASQTEHLVMNAKAVLPYLEADQERDVTESRLDLMKDHKSPLTLSMFTKLKYLSARSSEISLATKLSHLKHQRTEVATSAFVHPPETTSNEDICPQDTVENNAILDINNGEQHNNTGRNRDFIPGCSTNPLPDEKEANNVTASCDWLHHYDDTVGKLVYINKVTGLSKYEAPSAEETQVSCTSDVTNMAISVISKKGIEYRCYPFQMDLVLPFLPKSKSGRVLSSGPDNRDGIQDSNSLSSLYSEWTNPVFARPPMVGVDISSVQAEGLAVKIHNILFPYRFSKDMIHSMKVIHQVDKKFLACLINTQDQEPVACSETDGNLLVLVDQHAAHERVRLENLVADSYEDDPETPGERRLCSSTVAPPLEVSVTEEELRLLRSCRPSFRGLGLEMQFSQIGDPQVLVGKVPMCFTEKESNELRRGRRSIIKPIVEEYLQEQIELLRSTGRVRGTLPLTVLKVLASLACHGECYFLIQWSYCTLYTFLISVMAQTGAIKFNDRLSKEECCSLVGALSSCQLPFQCAHGRPSIAPLVDVLHLNDQEEPPRPNLRKLRRMYKAWELYGNR